The sequence CGttccatacatatataatacacAGTTGAACACCATTCTTTAAGCTACAAAATGAAGACACAGTGTGCCACTACTGAGCCATACTCAGATACAACTACTTCAACAGCTTATGCTAGGGTTCGGTGATAACAtagttcacaaaaaaaaaaaggcattacAACTGTTAAGAACTTGAAGCTTTCTTCACAAAAAAAGGACTGCAAAAAATGCTAGGCTTCCCGAGAAATATTACACTTCGTCTTGGCCTGAAGCCTAAGGTTAAGATGTTAAAGTTGCCAGTCGATGGGAGGAATCCCAATTTGCTCAAATATCTGGTTTGCGCGAGAGAAATGTCTGTCAAAAGGTAGAACATTAATGTTAAATTCAGCAGTTGGGACAACATAAGTACAACATGCAGATAATTGCAGGTCATGACATATCTTGCAAAAAGGTGTACTGGACTTGAGCAAACCTGCAGTCGAAGAAGCCTCTATGTGCCGACAAACCAGATGGATGAGCTGCTGTGAGTATATGATGTTTAGTCGCATCTATCAACCTGTATTCATACAAGATAAACACAATGAAGATGCATAGGCTGCGAAATCTACAAGTCTAGTGTGTTGGAAGTCAAAATGAGCTAATCTTCTCATAAGCTGTATCACATTCATAAAACGAAACCTACTTGGATTTCTCTTGAGCGTATCTTCCCCAGAGGAGAAAAACAACACCTTCCTTCTGCTGTGAGATGCTTTGAATAACAGCATCAGTGAATTGTTCCCATCCTTTCTTCGCATGCGAATTAGGCTGTTTACTCCttactgaagaagaaggtaatgtAACCGACATACTTGTGAGAAGAATTGCAGTATTTTTGACAGTTTTAAACTCAAAAGGTCGTCAAGCCATAGGAGACATTACCTGTAAGAACAGCATTCAGCAGCAACACACcctaaaaaataaagaaatccaAAAGTGAATTGTTTGATCTTCTCCAAGTAAACTGAGAACTGATGACACAAATAAGTAGAGAGAGGTCATAAAGAAACTCCATTTACCTGCACAGCCCATTTCTGTAGATTACCATGACGTGGGATTGAACAGCCAACATCTTTCTGAAGCTCCTTAAATATGTTCAAAAGACTAGAAGGAAGCTTTTCTCCTTCAGGCACAGAGAAGGACAAACCCATAGCTTGACCAGGTCCATGGTAAGGATCCTAATCAAACATAGTCAAAAACTTAGTTAACTCATAAACAGAACCCtcaaagaaaccaaagtttTGAGTCCAAATGCTTTACCTGTCCAATAATAACAACCTTGACTCGATCAAAAGGAGTTGTATTAAGGGCATTGAAAACCAAATGCTGCGGTGGATATATCAAAGGGCTTTTACCGTCAGCAATAATCTCACTTTCAAGGAACTCAGAAAGGGTTTTGGCGTAAGGTTTATGCAGTTCACCAGGAAGAGCTTTAAGCCATGATTCCTCCACTAAAAGCTCACTCAACGGCACATAGCATCTTCCCTCAGCTGCAATTGCCATCCCCAAAATCAATTCAGATTCGTAACCCTTAAAGGAAATGTAATGAACgttcaataaattaaaagaagatagaaaataataataaaaaaatcatacctTTCGCTTTTGTGACCTTCTCGGAGCAGACGGCGAGGTTACGCTTGGATTTGGCGACGAACTTGTTGAACTCGGCGCGAGCGACTTGT comes from Camelina sativa cultivar DH55 chromosome 19, Cs, whole genome shotgun sequence and encodes:
- the LOC104765724 gene encoding uracil-DNA glycosylase, mitochondrial, which encodes MASSTPKTLMDFFQPANKRLKPSPSSSSFPAVAVAGGSRGLGSAANSPPRLTVTSSAADDSSGLTPEQVARAEFNKFVAKSKRNLAVCSEKVTKAKAEGRCYVPLSELLVEESWLKALPGELHKPYAKTLSEFLESEIIADGKSPLIYPPQHLVFNALNTTPFDRVKVVIIGQDPYHGPGQAMGLSFSVPEGEKLPSSLLNIFKELQKDVGCSIPRHGNLQKWAVQGVLLLNAVLTVRSKQPNSHAKKGWEQFTDAVIQSISQQKEGVVFLLWGRYAQEKSKLIDATKHHILTAAHPSGLSAHRGFFDCRHFSRANQIFEQIGIPPIDWQL